One Pelmatolapia mariae isolate MD_Pm_ZW linkage group LG1, Pm_UMD_F_2, whole genome shotgun sequence genomic window, GCTCCATGACCTCCACGTTATGTCCAAAGCTGTATGGCCTCTGTTAGCAATCTACAGACCTGGGTGTTTTTAGAAGGAACAAAATAGAACGATGATGGTGCAGTGGGTCTGACATCATCTTGGTGTCTTCTATTTTCAGTCATACATGTGTTCACTAATTCATCTGTCTATCTATAAATTACATTCCCCTCTGCTGCTCCTTTAGATATCATAAAAGAAATCTTACTTTAAGCATTGTTCAAACTGGTGAATTTTTCATTTCtattccatgtttttttttttaattttctccttcattttgtCCTGCAGGTATAATTAGCCAATGGCAGAGTGAGCCCAAGGAGCGTGTCATCTCCCTCGTCCTTACCCATCTTCCACTGCTCAAACCGGGTAACGTTGAAGCTAAGGGAGAATACATGCGCTTGCTGCCTCGCATCCTGGCCCACACGATCGAGCACGGCCATCACCTGGAGGAGTCTCGGCAGCTCCTTTCCTACGCCCTCATCCACCCCGCCACCTCCCCTGAAGACCGCGCTGCTCTGGCACTCTGGCTCAACCacctggaggagagagagagagactcatTGGAAAGGCCTCCTCCTGCCGGGCCTCACCATCACCACCAGTCTACACCTCCTTCGACCCTGACCTCATCTGGATCTTGCTCTTCTACCAACACCTCTTCATCAGGCATTCCCTACTTGCATCACCACCAACGTTATGGCTCAGATGACCGCCTCAATGGGTGGCAGAGCTCCAGGGATTCAGGAATAGGTGGAGGCTGGCATCAGCATGGCTGCGAAAACGGACACCTCCCTCTCTACCCATCATCCTCTGTGCCTGCAACCATCAATACTGTTGGAATTGGTGGAGGCAGTAACGCGAGTAAGTGAAAACCTGTCCTGTCTTTCCTCTGTTTCTTTCATAGGAGCCACAGACTGGGGCATTTAATGATgtaataaatattgtaatacAGTGGGTTACATTTCTGCAACATCCTGTAAAATCTTTCCTAATTTCAGATTTCGACTGATAACTTATTATTCATTTCCTTGTAATCTGTCAGgtaattattaaaattatagaTGTTCATATTAAATACAGCAATAGTTTAAAATTATGAGATCAGCTTATATTCCTATGAGCCAAACGCTCAGGTTTGAAGCTTGTCTAAACCCTCTATTTAAAACAGAGCCTGACAGTTTTACTGAGAATAAGTGCCCATATATGGTCCATGTGAGCGTCCACTTTTCCTCTGaaaacagaagccccacccacctgttGTCCAAACCACTTGTTTGCTAGGAGTACCCAATCACAAGAGAGTTGGTTTAAAAAGATGGGGAAGGGAGCTAaaattgctttctttttcagagTTGATGAACCGAGTAGCTTCATAAGGGCCCACTAAAGAAATcgcacaaaaagcacaaaagcaTCTATAACAAGGCACAAAAAAGGCAgtccacatttaaaaacagtcttTTTAAATACTTGTttcattataaataaattaaacaaatgtaTAAGAAACACTCTACACTGAACGTAAACAAGTACTGAGCAAATAGTCACAGCAGTTAATACACCCTGACCAGACCGAGTACACTCTGAAGAACCCACACAGCAACTACAGAGGCTGAGTGTTGGGTGGAAGACAACACACAGGGAGGGCTGGGCTGTTGGAATTGAACATAACTATGGTCAGAGCAGGATATTTCCAGACAAGAATGCAAgagctctgtttttttttttctttttctttttctttttttttttcctgggagatgaaagaaacagctgaaggTTTATAAATAAAGGCACATTTAAAGCTCTGCTTGCTGCTCCAAGAAAGATCCTCTTGTATGTTAGACTGCTAACAGCTTGGGTCCCAAACAAGACCATAGGATTTCACAACTGATAAACTAGAGTTACCCCAGCTACCAGTACAGGATTGGTGGAGACAGAGAGCATAGGTAtattttcttgtgtgtgtttgttttttttaatataaatgttaaacgAATAGAAGCATTGGACACACTCAAAGCAAATTGGTATTTATGTGTTGGCATTTAGAGTTATAGAATGATCACGGGGAGGTGGTTCTGGCATCAAGTCAGTGTTTGGCTTAGGTATTTAATTTGAgttattaaaaattatttttacgTTGTTGGTCAACATCTGGTTATGTGTTCATCTGGTTACATTAAGGGCTATAGGAGTATAATGGTCCAATCACATCAACCTGTGTTCTACTGAGAGAACACCCTGATGACACCCCACCCATACTCTAAGCTTTAGTCCAAACCACAGCAGCACATACCACCCATCCTTTCCCTTGTAAGGCAGCCTTTGTGGCAGACTGTATTTAGGGAAAATGGCTAATATTTAGGGACTGGAACTTGAAATGTTAGCTGGGCACCTATTTTAAACGGAGCCCATGAAGTCCTATACATAGCGCCAACAGCAAGAGCACCACATataggaggaggagagagagactgGACTATCGGTGGCAGTTTACCCTGCCAGACAGGTGACACAAAAAAGCTGTTTGCTCTTCTCCACCTTTTCATTCTCTTCATCCACTTCAGCAGTCTCAGGAAAATGTGTGATGCTAGAACTGTTTTGAGATGAAAGTATTGCTATTTTAGTAGTAATGGTAACCTTGGTTTGACCCCATAAGAGTAGACTTCACTTACTAAGATGAAGAAATGAAGAGGAAAGGCTTTTCAAGCAAATGGATATCTTGGTCGATGGATttacttaagttatttacaCAGTGGAAAAATATTTCCTCAGGTCATTGAACAGGCattgtttagtatgttgcttggAGGTTGAAACTTAACATAACTACTTATGTCACAGATGAGCTGTAGTTTATAGTGAGCAGGAAATTCTGATTTTGAGTACTCTAATAATGCAAGATGATTATGATTAATGTAAGCTCTAAAGAGGCATATttgtgctacttttttttttttttaagccaactATGGAATTTTTGAGGGCTCTATATAGAGGATAAATTTACACACTGAGAATGTACACTTGCATAAAATCCCAGGCAGAAAATGCAGTGCATATATTAAACAGGCACAACATCATTTGAGACGCAGCACAAAGGGGAAATAAACCTGAGAGTCAtatgtattttctgttttgcaaATGCAGCTGCATTCTTCCAATAGCACAAAAAACACTTCATTTTACTTTAATGTCTGAACTACTTTGTGTTTGGTCgcttatttctttgttgtaacaatgCTTCTTGGCAATAACTGGTGTCAtatttgtaaggaaaatgcatttgtcgATTGAGTGGAGTACATGGGTTGTGCCAATGGAAAAACTTGCCAAATCTTCTCTGCCACTGCCAAACAGCTTATTCAGCTATTGACTGTTGGTTTGAGATTATGGAATCCCAGGTGCTGATAAACAGGTGCCCAATTAGTCCCTGATAAGCAGCACCTGTGAGCTTCGACCTTGCTACAGTGGAAAATTGGTGTCTGCTCCAGGCATGCCAAATTTGACTGATCTGGATAGGGTGTGTGCCATAGGGGAACTTCAAGCTGAtgttctgtaaaacaaagatgCAGCACGATTTGAAGTGAGAGCTAGTACCGTCTCCCAATTGAAGTTCCATATAACAGGGAATGTTGGAGACAGGCTGCAAATTGGGCGTCCCAAGAAGATGGCAGTCATCTACAGATTTGCAGTTAGGATGATATGGCCGATGGGTCTCTACCCAGAACAGACTACACACAGCCTGTCTCATAGGGTGGTCAGGAGGCCTGCTATGACAGCCAgcctgcggaaggatcatttttggggtggctgtagctcaggaggtagagcgggtcacctactgatcggaaggttggtggttcgatccctggatcctctagtctgcatgccaagtatccttgggcaagagactaaccccaagttgctctccgattcatccatcggagtgtgaatgtgtgtgaatgtcgttagaaaagcactcagtttagagtcaGTGCTTGTGGGATTGGGTGtgtgtggcatgttgtatagagctcTTTGAGTACTCCAAGACAGTAGAAAAGCGGTCAAGTCACTGTCGGACCCATTAGCGCTGATGTCGGCAACATGTGCACTGGAACCTTAACATGTCAAGGAATATTATGTTCAGCTATGAGTACAGATTCTGCCTAAGACAATTGGAACTAAGAAGCAAAGCTTAGAAAAGAAGCTGTTGCTCAGCATGAGGAGGTGCCATGGGGTTGTGGCTGTTCATGGTTCTTCCACATTATACTGAAGCACCTGGTTGCTACATGAATAAATTCTTAAATTGCCTCATTTTTTCAGACTTCAATCATCCATTCAAATAAACGACACCAAAGAAGGGTCAATAGCACAATAAACTGTTTGACAGTGGCAGAGTTAACAATTAACTGCATTAACTGTTCAGGATCTGCAgctatttttatacacagtccccCATTTTTAGAAGCTAAGACATAATTGGGCTATTGACTGACCGAGGAGTTTCATGTTGTTGGTCTTTTATTTGGTAGCCATTTACTGGAACTCTAAATATGAGGTCCAAAGAGATGTTGATGCAAGTGAAGGAGGCCATTAATAGgctgaaaaaccaaaataaaccaatcagagacagCAAAAAGTTTGAGTTGCCCAATCAGTAATCTAATACATTGATAAAAAAGAATGCACACACGAGCTCAGCagcatcaaaacataaacatttaaaatgttagTTTGCCTAATTAATTTGGGGCACTGTGTACAAAAAtagctgtaattcctaaacagttcattaattgtttgtttgtttttttaatttaaaaaacaaacaaagaacaaaacaaacaaacccttgGATCCAACCTTAAGGTCTGGGCTCCAGTCACATATTGATTCAAGTcaactgtggtggtgtacacaGTCATTGTCATTGTCCAAATACATATGGATTAGAAGCCTATAGATCgccaaaatgtaaagaaaatgaCTTCATGTTCAGTGTTCTTGAACACAGGAGTGCGTGAACTATATAATGTTCCCAGTCAGTCTGAGTGACTAGTGGTGTTGTTGGTTTACAGTCCTTACAAGTGGAGGTGGCAGCCAACAGCACAGTCCCTTAAAGCGCTCAGTGTCCCTCACACCCCCCATGAGTGGCCCCAACAACCAGCCTCTGGGTCACGCATGGCTTTCCCAGGAAGATCTTCGGACTGCTAGAGGCCCAGCCCCAGACCACGCACCTCTCTCTCCACAAAGCAGCATCGCCTCCTCTGGCAGTGGAGGCAGTGAGCATCTGGAGGATGCTGGTTTAGGAGGAGGTTCAGGTCTGCATCGCAGTTCCTTTCATGAAGAGGGCAGTGGCATGAGGGGTGAgtaagaaagagacctgttcAATATTCGTGACCTACTCGATTATGGCAAACATTGGAGTGAGGTGGCTGACTCACAGTCGAAATGCGCATAGATGGATAACAGTTTCAAGGGAATAAGGAGAACTCTCGAAATAGCAATGCCAACTCTGGGACAGAGTCACTAGATATTGGATTTTAAGGTAACTTtatagatttaatttccaaGAATCAAGAGACAAATTAAGATGTCAGAACTAACCACTGATTTTGAAGTCCACACTTGctttcacaaaaatgaaacatgaaaacaatttaTCAGTGAGGTGAAATGGGTAATGACAGGCTCCCCTATTTAGATCAAAAGTACTCTCCTAGGTTGACTGATTTGGTGGGAATGAGTATTGAGACAGACTAGGTTCAATACTATAGTCAGCCGAGCTTTCAGACATTCACTACTACCGGTAATTGGATGCGATTCAGGTGGAAGAGCAGGTTGTCCACTAATCAGTCCCACTATATTACAATATTAAAGTGTCTTTGGCAAAGAAACTTTCTTTATTTACATCACTTATTTTCTTTGGTTCCTCCATCACTGATATGGACCACTTCTATGAGGAAACTTATGACTGTCTGCTGTTTGTGCTTTACAAGCATTCAGTAAAAGGGCGTGGCAAGTTGTTAATCCAGTCGTGCAGTTTGTGAGAGGAAGCAGAGGTCAGAACTAATGACCTTATTGACCTTACTCTGAGGCGATCAGTGTCTGCACAGCATCAAACCCTTTCTGGTCGTCtgggtcttctttttttttttcttttgaaatgcaGTCATTCAGATAAATAGGAATGCAGTTCTGACAGTTTTCATTGATAGTTCTAAGAGAACAACCTGTCATTTGTAAAATCTGTTTTAGagggttttatttttcagttgtcTGTTGTTGTTGCTCTCATAGTCTAACAATGAATTACTGCATTACAGACTTGGTTTTGGACTCTTTTATCACATTATGCATGATTCAGCTAAATCGAAAAGTGCCAGTGATCAAATGCTCTCAAAGACCATCAAACTTTGTGTAATCACAAGCCACATCACACCAGGCAGAGTAGGTAGAGATTGAGGATGGGTTTTCGGTGTGCCTTTTTGGTCTCTGAACTCTCTAAACAGGCAAAAAGTATTGCAtattttagaaaagaaaaaaagctaagCCAGCAGCCCTTATTATTCTACGTTAGTACAAAGATGTGTCAGCAATAAGCTTAACAGTTGACCCATTTGTTTGGTTGTCTGCAGCAGTGATTATGTGATATGTCTTTGTCCCTCAGATGTTCCTGCTTGGCTGAAGAGTCTCCGTCTCCATAAGTACGCCGCTCTCTTCTCCACAATGACCTATGATGAGATGATGGCACTGACTGAAGAGCAACTAGAAGCACAGGTAAACACATGTGCACCCACGTACTTGTAGACAAAGTGAGCTGATGTAGTAATAATTTCTACAattagtatagcttttattctgGACACATTTTATACAGATACCAACTTTATATTTGCACAGTAATTCAGAAATTCCTATTTGTAGGCAAGGCAATAAgtctgtgtttaaaaacaaacaaacaaacaaacagtagaTGAGCATGTACCTCTGGGACATAGGGCCCAGAATTGCAAAAAGAGAAACATGTTAATATCCTGGACTACAAAATCAGTGTAGTCTACGTCAGATCTACTCAAGTTGAAATCCTGATAATGTTGTGTTAAATGGTACAAGACATTTAGTCCTTGATGCTTGTGTGTAAGGACATGGATAGGCTATTCTGAAACAGGGGATGTAGCTAAAATTAACACAACTCCATCCACTGGGAAGTTGTGTACTTCCTCCAGGTGCTGCTAATTCTTTTTTAGGCTGAACCTAATGAAGTGCACATTTTCACTGAGATGTTGTGAACAAAATGTCCaagaggagtcatcatcaacaAAAATTTCCAATCTCCAAATGAAAGACTAATGTAGTCTAAACCAACAGAGCATTTTAAGTAATGAGAATCTGTCCTAAAAAGACAGGCCTAActcatgtttatttaaaaaataagcacaaaacCTCTTTCCATTTGGAAAAACCTTATCACACTGTGTTTGCAAGAGAGCTATCATTACATTAGGCCTGTATTGTGTCAATGAGAAGAGATGTTTGATGCCAAACTGTTTCCTTCAACAGAAAGTCACTAAAGGAGCACGGCACAAGATCGTTATCAGCATTCAGAAGCTCAAAGAGAGGCAGAACCTACTCCGGAGCCTGGAAAAGGTCAGAAGGACTACATGTTGCATCCAGCCCACCTCAAGGCTTGTTGGTGGTGTTGGTGTTATGTATCTGAGATGACAGCTACGGGAACACCTAATCCAGGAAAGAGACTTTTGGGCTCCTAATTTAAACCCGTCTGCCTCCCCCACCCCTCCACTCTTTCATTCAGCCTTCAGAGCAAGACAATGACGCTCAAGGGCACGCCACAACTTCTTGAGGCAGCTAAATTCAGGCTTAACCTTTCAATTAATGATTTCATCAATGAAGAATCATTTTAAAAGCATGTTACTGTGCATTTGAAGAGCTTGGGAAACAAGACACCTGCTGCTCGGTATTTTGAGTTCGCACAGACTTGTCTACTGCTTTGAAGTGTGTAGTGTGGGAGGTAGGCTGATATGACGTGTGTGGACATAAGTGAAGGAAATTAAGCCgtatttttcccttttctgtaCAATTTTGAACAATTTGCTGTGTGATGATATGGTGGAgtaaagcagcagcacaggagtGAAGTCACACTCCCTCTATCTGTGTTGTAATCTGAGCTTCTGTGTTTTGAAGCCAGACACGCCTTGCGTGCGTGTTGTTGCATGTGAGTCCTTCTGTTTGAAACGGTTGGCTAATtatcataaaaagaaaagagtgaaagtgaaagtaaaactgAGATGGCAGGGTGCAATCTGGAGCATTTGGTCAGTGCTCCTGAAGAAGAAGAGCACTTATTAATCAATTGATTTATCCAAATCTAGGTCATTGGGGTAGGATTTTAAGCAGCACCTCCCTGTTTGCTCCATCTCCACCAGCTTGTCTTCTCTCAGCTGGCTTCAGCTGAGAGATGTGATCTCTTCAGCGTGCTTGGGTCTGACCAGCGTGTCAGAAGCTTTCTGATAATAGCTTAAATGAAACGTGGAGGGAGGtgtgtctctttgtttttgcttgAGATGCTCGTCCGCTTGTGCAACATCCTGTGATTCTGAATTTCACACATTATACCTTAAATATTCATTATCTAGGTTAGAATTGGCACACTTTTTACATAAATGTTTTTACATAGATGTGGTCCCCGCAATGATACAATTCTTCTGTCACTTCATTAGATTTTAGGATCTCATCATAGAGTCTGTAAAGTAAAAACCATCTTTACCTGATGTCATTTGCTGCCACCAGGATGTGTTGGAGGGCGGTAACCTTCGTGCCCCACTCCAGGAGCTCCACCAAATGATCATGACTCCTATTAAGGCTTTCAGTGGTGGCGAGGAGGCCTCTTTGCATCGCCCTCTGCTGACCCCGGAAGGCAAAAGCGCCGCACCTGGCTCCCACCTGAGTGGGGGAAGTGGAGGAGAGGCTGAGTCTGGCACCAGTGTGATCGCTGAGGGGGATATACCTGGTCAGTTCACTCGTGTTATGGGCAAAGGTGAGCTCCTCACACCAACACGCAATTGAGATTGATTTCTGGGGCCAAGGGATGAGTTGGATTTAATGTCTGTGTTTTCATATCTGTGCCGTCCACAGTTTGCACACAGCTGCTGGTGTCAAGGTCAGACGAGGACAACATCAGCTCCTACCTACAACTCATTGACAAGTGCCTTATCCATGAGGTAGCCACCCCCTCCTTTGATGTTTATATCTGATAGTAGTATCAATTCAATGCAATTCATTTTTCCCCCAAATACCAAAATAAATTGTCAGTCAATGAAATATATCAGCAAATAGATTTTATAGTTGTTCACAGATAGTTAAAATAATGGAAGTTAATTATGTGTATTACCAATATGAATGTTGTTTAAAGGGATTAGCAGCACAGGAGTGAATTTGATATTAATAAATTTGAAATTTAGGACAGTTTAACTAGTAATAATgtctaattaaatgaaatacaGTTGTCCAATTAGTCCCTGATCTGTTATTTACTTACCATAAATAACAGATCATTTCTAGCcactctttttctttgtctgttaaATGTCTTGTGTTTTTGCCTAGCATCATTGTGCTTTGGTGTAAATGTGCAGTGTGACATGAGCCACACTGAGCCATGTTCTTCATCAGTAACGCTTCACTTCACCCCAGATTTTATTATCCTCATTCTCCCTTGTTCTCAGTCCTTCACTGAGACGCAGAAGAAGAGACTGTTGTCATGGAAACAACAGGTCCAGAGGCTGTTCCGGTCCATTCCGAGGAAAAACCTGCTTGACATTGCAGGGTACCGACCGCAGAGGAGGTACGCACACAGATGGGCAATAGTCTTAATTTTCCAGTGGTATTTCCTGTAATAAAGACAGTTGAAAAAGTTTGACGAACtttgataaaacaatttttaaaaaagacagacTTCTATgtgaaaatgattaaataagTGGGAAGCAAAAGTTAAATGTGTTAAAATTTACTGGATAATTTTTACACAAACTACTTTATTTACGTCTAACAGTTAAAGAATTAATGTAGACGACAAAGAAGCCAG contains:
- the samd4a gene encoding protein Smaug homolog 1 isoform X2, giving the protein MMFRDQVGVLASWFKGWNECEQTVALLSLLKRVSPTQARFLQLCLEHSLAECTELQVLEGEANNPGIISQWQSEPKERVISLVLTHLPLLKPGNVEAKGEYMRLLPRILAHTIEHGHHLEESRQLLSYALIHPATSPEDRAALALWLNHLEERERDSLERPPPAGPHHHHQSTPPSTLTSSGSCSSTNTSSSGIPYLHHHQRYGSDDRLNGWQSSRDSGIGGGWHQHGCENGHLPLYPSSSVPATINTVGIGGGSNANVPAWLKSLRLHKYAALFSTMTYDEMMALTEEQLEAQKVTKGARHKIVISIQKLKERQNLLRSLEKDVLEGGNLRAPLQELHQMIMTPIKAFSGGEEASLHRPLLTPEGKSAAPGSHLSGGSGGEAESGTSVIAEGDIPGQFTRVMGKVCTQLLVSRSDEDNISSYLQLIDKCLIHESFTETQKKRLLSWKQQVQRLFRSIPRKNLLDIAGYRPQRSRFGQSNSLPTTGCVGGSVSARRSLHQFQMPSRSLPGARLGLLGSGGLLGPTPRSSSSTPTGPKQGRHGPWFANPGGSNSMPSRTHSSVQRTRSLPVHTTPQTVVTFQQADLQLPVTEPDINNRLESLCLSMTEHALGDGADRTSTI
- the samd4a gene encoding protein Smaug homolog 1 isoform X1, producing MMFRDQVGVLASWFKGWNECEQTVALLSLLKRVSPTQARFLQLCLEHSLAECTELQVLEGEANNPGIISQWQSEPKERVISLVLTHLPLLKPGNVEAKGEYMRLLPRILAHTIEHGHHLEESRQLLSYALIHPATSPEDRAALALWLNHLEERERDSLERPPPAGPHHHHQSTPPSTLTSSGSCSSTNTSSSGIPYLHHHQRYGSDDRLNGWQSSRDSGIGGGWHQHGCENGHLPLYPSSSVPATINTVGIGGGSNAILTSGGGSQQHSPLKRSVSLTPPMSGPNNQPLGHAWLSQEDLRTARGPAPDHAPLSPQSSIASSGSGGSEHLEDAGLGGGSGLHRSSFHEEGSGMRDVPAWLKSLRLHKYAALFSTMTYDEMMALTEEQLEAQKVTKGARHKIVISIQKLKERQNLLRSLEKDVLEGGNLRAPLQELHQMIMTPIKAFSGGEEASLHRPLLTPEGKSAAPGSHLSGGSGGEAESGTSVIAEGDIPGQFTRVMGKVCTQLLVSRSDEDNISSYLQLIDKCLIHESFTETQKKRLLSWKQQVQRLFRSIPRKNLLDIAGYRPQRSRFGQSNSLPTTGCVGGSVSARRSLHQFQMPSRSLPGARLGLLGSGGLLGPTPRSSSSTPTGPKQGRHGPWFANPGGSNSMPSRTHSSVQRTRSLPVHTTPQTVVTFQQADLQLPVTEPDINNRLESLCLSMTEHALGDGADRTSTI